The Methanoregula sp. UBA64 genome contains the following window.
CACTGGCCATGGGATTTTCCCTCAAGGACAACTCACAGGTGCCGGTCCCCCCGCATGTCCTGATTCTTAAGACCTGCAAATTCCCGGTAAAAGTACCCGGGGAAACAGCGGCGAAGGAGGAGATGGTATGCACGACAACGCAGGATGAGAAGCCACCCCAGTAACCACAGAATACCCTTTTTTAGCGCCTGTAATTACCATGTCCCCGGTATATGATGTGATCGTTGCCGGTGCAGGACCGGTGGGGAGTTCCGCAGCCCGGGAATGTGCAAAAGCCGGCCTGTCCGTGCTCTGTATCGAGGAACAGGGGACGATCGGGTACCCGGTCCAGTGCGCAGGCCTTCTTTCGCTTGCCGCATTTGCCGAATGCGAAGCCGGGCCGCGATCGATCCTGAACACGGTAACGGGTGCCCGGGTGATTGCCGGGGACGGGCAGGTGCTGACCATCGATGCAAAGGTCCCCAAAGCCCATGTCGTAGACCGGGGGATCCTTGACCGGGAGATCGCAAAATCCGCAGCCGATACCGGGGCCGATTTCCTGACAAAGACCGCGGTCTGCGAGGTAAAGGAAGACCGGGTGGTCACCCGGGGAATGAACGGGCGTGGGGATATCCGGTTCCGGATCCTGATCGCCGCAGACGGCCCCAGGAGCACGATCGCACGCCTCTACGGGATGGAGCGGGCCCGGACATACCTTGCCGGCATCCAGGCGGAAGGCCGGCTCGCCCGGGAACGGGATCTTGTGGAACTCTGGCCCGGTGCATCGGAGGACTTCTTCGGCTGGGTCATCCCGTCGGGAGACGGCCGTGTCCGGGCGGGGCTCTGCGGCACGACACAGGTTCCCGAACGGTTCGCCGCGTTTATCCGGCGGATCGGCCTTTCGTCAGACCTGCACATGGTGACCGGCACGCTCCCGCTCGGGGTCATGCCAAAGACCTATGGAAGGCGGACACTCTTTACCGGGGATGCGGGAGGATTTGCAAAACCGACCTCGGGCGGCGGCGTCTATACCGGTATCCGTACGGCCCGCCATGCGGCAGCAGTAGCAGCGCTCTGCTGCGAGCAGGACGATTTCTCTGATAC
Protein-coding sequences here:
- a CDS encoding geranylgeranyl reductase family protein gives rise to the protein MSPVYDVIVAGAGPVGSSAARECAKAGLSVLCIEEQGTIGYPVQCAGLLSLAAFAECEAGPRSILNTVTGARVIAGDGQVLTIDAKVPKAHVVDRGILDREIAKSAADTGADFLTKTAVCEVKEDRVVTRGMNGRGDIRFRILIAADGPRSTIARLYGMERARTYLAGIQAEGRLARERDLVELWPGASEDFFGWVIPSGDGRVRAGLCGTTQVPERFAAFIRRIGLSSDLHMVTGTLPLGVMPKTYGRRTLFTGDAGGFAKPTSGGGVYTGIRTARHAAAVAALCCEQDDFSDTALAEYESRWQADIGKELALGYRLFLMRRHLSPETLDRMIAAMAAPEIVDTIVKHGDMDRPGKLAGILIKNPSLIRFFSPLLFSGIRSFL